A single Mangifera indica cultivar Alphonso chromosome 20, CATAS_Mindica_2.1, whole genome shotgun sequence DNA region contains:
- the LOC123204205 gene encoding probable inactive poly [ADP-ribose] polymerase SRO5: MENTRCINLLASNNLTKQTLDNQQTYTENSALENTHHDSDNESSNHSATFDPHPSLCEGLLSLHEGDKAFDLINRKLISGLGALWTQAEFVGIQRNLFSGVIGQARIQSFQIFTKALAKKIGGDANVKYAWYSSTKDEICKIIQHGFSSYGMPKNDRLYGCGIYLFPDVLPMECVKNSVVDKDGLLYMLLCRVLLGEVEIVHSGSGQSHPSSVEFDSGVDNLEAPKRYIVWSSNMNTHILPEYIIILKAPSYLKGIGRSPESMRKPTSPWMSFPILISALSKILPSPTIALVTKCHRDHRENKISRRELIQKVRQIVGDRLLIAVFKSYPAKSPQQFVNHIGHQEEAM, translated from the exons ATGGAAAATACCCGTTGCATTAACCTTTTAGCCTCTAACAATTTAACAAAACAGACATTAGATAACCAGCAAACATATACAGAAAACTCAGCTTTGGAAAATACGCATCATGATTCTGATAATGAAAGTTCCAATCACAGCGCCACTTTTGATCCACATCCATCACTGTGTGAGGGGTTGCTTAGCTTGCATGAAGGAGACAAAGCTTTTGACCTTATAAATAGAAAACTGATTTCTGGTTTGGGTGCGCTTTGGACACAAGCCGAGTTTGTGGGCATTCAAAGAAACTTGTTTTCTGGGGTTATAGGACAAGCTAGAATCCAATCTTTTCAGATTTTCACCAAAGCATTAGCTAAAAAAATTGGGGGTGATGCAAATGTGAAATATGCTTGGTATTCTAGTACAAAAGATGAGATTTGCAAGATTATACAACATGGTTTTAGCAGTTATGGAATGCCTAAGAACGATAGATTGTATGGCTGTGGCATCTATCTCTTTCCTGATGTTTTACCCATGGAATG TGTGAAGAACTCTGTTGTTGATAAAGATGGactattatatatgttgttgtGCCGCGTTCTGTTGGGTGAGGTAGAGATTGTGCACTCGGGTTCTGGTCAGTCTCATCCAAGTTCAGTGGAGTTTGATTCTGGTGTAGACAATTTAGAGGCGCCAAAGAGGTATATTGTATGGAGCAGTAACATGAACACTCATATCTTGCCAGagtatatcataattttaaaggCTCCCTCTTACTTAAAGG GTATTGGGAGATCCCCTGAATCAATGAGAAAGCCAACTTCACCTTGGATGTCATTTCCAATTCTAATTTCTGCACTGTCAAAGATTTTGCCTTCACCCACTATTGCTTTGGTCACTAAATGCCATAGAGATCATAGA GAAAATAAGATATCACGGCGTGAGCTGATACAAAAAGTGAGGCAGATTGTTGGAGATCGACTGTTGATTGCGGTCTTTAAATCCTACCCAGCTAAG AGTCCTCAGCAATTTGTCAATCATATTGGACATCAGGAAGAAGCAATGTGA